A section of the Triticum dicoccoides isolate Atlit2015 ecotype Zavitan chromosome 7A, WEW_v2.0, whole genome shotgun sequence genome encodes:
- the LOC119328671 gene encoding GDSL esterase/lipase At1g29660-like, with protein sequence MAVRVSVLVVGILCLLAMSASAQYPSSPNSPDSYPSPGSYPSPGSRGGNEAEGEAVPPRNVTCKDTDGKRPGCTSTCPGRCPQQCIVLCPDCKTFCHDEVKPAKPMPPPAMFVFGDGVLDVGNNRYLPKVETQEGYPPQVSQSSSGRFSNGANLADTVATSIGFQQSPPAYMLLNGGLNMWGANYASAGSGIKISTNGERSISLPKQLEHFKATRSQMEAKLGGDTKLRELLSKSFFLLGTGGQDLDPRWNVESGYPQSQTELQELITLYGEAISSLYDMGARKMAIVNVGLIGCKPQPYNYNYVCDKSLNENATAFDSALKPLMASLSSKKPGLSYSIGDFYGFTTAVFAHPANYGLVNTKDSCSQWGYPDWTYCYNPDGYWFWDPEFMTDRAAKLTAAAFYYGPPQFTFPVTFKALLGKK encoded by the exons ATGGCGGTGCGAGTGAGTGTGCTCGTGGTGGGCATCCTCTGCCTGCTGGCGATGTCGGCGTCGGCGCAATACCCGTCGTCTCCAAactccccggactcgtatccgtccCCAGGATCATACCCGTCTCCAGGCTCCCGGGGCGGCAACGAGGCGGAGGGTGAGGCCGTCCCCCCAAGGAACGTCACCTGCAAGGACACCGACGGGAAGCGGCCGGGGTGCACGAGCACCTGTCCCGGCCGCTGCCCCCAGCAATGCATCGTCCTCTGCCCCGACTGCAAGACATTCTGCC ACGACGAGGTAAAGCCGGCGAAGCCCATGCCTCCACCGGCCATGTTCGTGTTCGGAGACGGGGTGTTGGACGTCGGAAACAACAGATACTTGCCCAAGGTCGAAACGCAGGAGGGGTACCCGCCTCAAGTTTCCCAATCTAGCAGCGGCAGGTTCAGCAACGGAGCCAACTTGGCTGACACCGTCG CAACATCTATCGGCTTCCAGCAGAGCCCTCCAGCTTACATGTTGTTGAACGGTGGGCTCAACATGTGGGGCGCCAACTATGCCTCAGCGGGTTCCGGTATCAAAATCTCCACT AACGGAGAACGGTCCATCTCGTTGCCGAAGCAGCTTGAGCACTTCAAGGCGACGAGGTCCCAGATGGAGGCCAAGCTGGGTGGCGACACCAAATTGCGCGAGCTCCTGTCCAagtccttcttcctccttggcaccGGTGGCCAGGACCTCGATCCAAGATGGAATGTTGAGTCCGGATATCCACAGTCACAGACCGAGCTCCAGGAGCTCATCACTCTTTACGGGGAAGCCATCTCGTCCCTCTATGACATGGGCGCCAGGAAGATGGCCATTGTCAACGTTGGACTCATCGGCTGCAAGCCGCAGCCCTACAACTACAACTATGTCTGCGACAAGAGCTTGAACGAAAACGCCACCGCGTTTGACTCTGCCCTCAAGCCCCTCATGGCCAGCCTCTCGTCCAAGAAACCGGGGCTCTCCTACTCTATCGGCGACTTCTATGGCTTCACCACGGCCGTCTTCGCCCACCCAGCAAATTATG GGCTAGTGAATACCAAGGACTCGTGCAGCCAGTGGGGCTACCCAGACTGGACGTACTGCTACAACCCAGACGGTTACTGGTTCTGGGATCCGGAGTTCATGACGGATAGGGCCGCCAAGCTGACAGCCGCTGCGTTCTACTATGGTCCACCCCAGTTTACATTTCCAGTTACCTTTAAGGCTCTGTTGGGGAAAAAATAA
- the LOC119333479 gene encoding putative inorganic phosphate transporter 1-13, which translates to MFTTWPARRHACSSLFCHLHGAGSAMLYRVLDAVTSVKCETRRARKQIKVLEALDVAGTQLYHFTTIVIAGMGFFTDAYDLFSASLIADLLGHIYYRSADGKLPGHVAGAVSGVALCGTVLGQLFFGWLGDRMGRKRIYGVTLKLMVVCSLASGLSFHNKPKCVVATLCFFRFWLGFGIGGDYPLSATIMSEYANKRTRGAFIAAVFAMQGLGNLAAGAVVLVLSASFKNTAAYDTDQLGQADYVWRIVLMLGAVPALLTYYWRMKMPETARYTALIAKNLKLAASDMAAVLDIDFVSDMDAEAVVKQDEFGLFSMEFLHKHGRQLLGTTVCWFVLDVVFYSLNLFMKDIFSGIGWFGDAAEMSPLEQTYKIARTQAIIVVGGSLPGYFLTVLFVDRIGRIKIQLMGFTMMTIFMIGLAAPYKFWSKPSIHAGFAIMYALILFFANFGPNSTTFILPTEIFPTRLRSTCNGISAAGGKCGAIIGVLWFQYSHTSIRSSLLLLAGCNLVGVMFTLALPESKGMSLEDITGEMEEESEPSQESATVAEVEFIHSVEIL; encoded by the exons ATGTTCACGACCTGGCCTGCGAGGAGGCACGCGTGCAGCTCCCTCTTCTGCCACCTCCATGGTGCCGGGAGCGCCATGCTGTACCGCGTGCTGGACGCGGTGACATCGGTGAAATGCGAGACCCGTCGGGCGCGCAAGCAGATCAAGGTGCTGGAGGCCCTGGACGTCGCCGGGACGCAGCTGTACCACTtcaccaccatcgtcatcgccgGCATGGGCTTCTTCACCGATGCCTACGACCTGTTCTCGGCCTCCCTCATCGCCGACCTCCTGGGCCACATCTACTACCGCTCGGCGGACGGCAAGCTCCCCGGTCACGTCGCCGGCGCCGTCAGCGGCGTGGCGCTCTGCGGCACAGTCCTGGGGCAGCTCTTCTTCGGCTGGCTCGGCGACAGGATGGGGCGGAAGCGGATCTACGGCGTCACGCTCAAACTCATGGTGGTGTGCTCGCTCGCGTCCGGCCTCTCCTTCCACAACAAGCCCAAGTGCGTTGTGGCCACGTTGTGCTTCTTCCGCTTCTGGCTCGGCTTCGGCATCGGCGGCGACTACCCGCTCTCGGCGACCATCATGTCTGAGTATGCCAACAAGAGGACTCGCGGAGCCTTCATAGCAGCGGTCTTCGCTATGCAG GGTCTTGGGAACCTGGCTGCTGGGGCTGTTGTTCTGGTGCTCTCTGCGAGCTTCAAGAACACGGCCGCGTACGATACTGACCAGCTCGGGCAAGCAGACTACGTGTGGCGCATAGTACTCATGCTCGGCGCCGTTCCTGCCCTGCTCACCTACTACTGGCGCATGAAGATGCCCGAGACGGCGCGCTACACCGCGCTCATCGCCAAGAACCTCAAGCTAGCGGCGTCTGACATGGCCGCGGTCCTTGACATCGACTTCGTGTCGGACATGGACGCGGAGGCCGTCGTTAAGCAGGACGAGTTTGGCCTCTTCTCCATGGAGTTCCTTCACAAGCATGGCCGCCAGCTCCTCGGAACCACCGTGTGCTGGTTCGtcctcgacgtcgtcttctactCCCTGAACCTCTTCATGAAGGACATCTTCAGCGGCATCGGCTGGTTTGGAGACGCGGCCGAGATGAGCCCTCTCGAGCAGACCTACAAGATAGCCCGCACGCAGGCCATCATCGTGGTCGGCGGTTCCCTGCCAGGGTACTTCCTCACTGTCCTCTTCGTTGACCGCATCGGCCGCATCAAGATCCAGCTCATGGGGTTCACCATGATGACCATCTTCATGATCGGGCTCGCCGCGCCCTACAAGTTCTGGTCCAAACCCAGCATTCACGCAGGCTTCGCCATCATGTATGCATTGATCCTCTTCTTCGCAAACTTCGGCCCCAACTCCACCACTTTCATCCTGCCTACCGAGATATTCCCGACCCGGCTGCGGTCGACGTGCAACGGCATATCGGCTGCCGGGGGTAAGTGCGGTGCCATCATCGGTGTTCTCTGGTTCCAGTATTCTCATACGAGCATCCGGAGCTCTCTCCTTCTTCTGGCAGGGTGTAACCTGGTTGGAGTCATGTTCACTCTTGCCTTGCCGGAATCCAAAGGGATGTCACTCGAGGATATCaccggggaaatggaggaagaaagCGAACCATCTCAAGAATCTGCAACAGTTGCTGAAGTTGAGTTCATCCACAGCGTGGAAATTTTGTAA